The DNA region AGAGGCCTTGATGTCCATCCTGTTTTGTTACTCAGTTTAAATGAAATGCTGGAAATCTGTGTTTAGAATCATATTTTGTGTTAAGAAGTGTTTCTTTCAGTGCTGCTGCTGTCTTCAGAAAGTTAAGTTACAATGCAGACCAACGACAGTGCAAGACACCATAAACATCTCAGGTTGACATTCCCTTCCGCATCAGGGGCTATTTCATCTAACACAGTGCAGTAAAAACCGAGTCATCTAATTCACTCCCTCCGAAGGTGCACTGAAGGACAGATGAGCTCATTTTCCTTTGTCTTACATTTTCCCCTGTAGCCATCAATCTATACCTGGTATATACTGTAACCGCTACAGGCCAGAGTCTGTAAATCCAACAGAGAAAAACGTAATGAAGAAGGAAGCGGGAAAATGCGATCTGCAATTTATGGAGGTATAAGTGCTCATCCCCATTTTTTAAACCACAACAATATTTGTTAAGGGTTCCTTCCAATGCTTAGAAGTAGAAAGAAGACCACAGAATGATTCTGGATGCTCCTCCTTGACTCAGGGAAGTTTATTGTGAGGCAAACAGAATGTAAGAGATACGACTTAACTGATGGGCTTTCTAAGGAGGCTGGAGCCATCCAAAGATTTTCATCAGAGCACCTCGCAGCTCTAGGAAGACACCGTTTGCTAGTTAGCATGTTAGTGTTGGAGGGAGTTCAACATCTTTATGTTCTACAAAACAAGTTCTCAGAAATTAAGGATTGATTTGCCTTTTCAGTACAGCAGATAATCTGACACAAAAGATCTGTATGTGTCTAAAACACTGCAAAGCATGATAtcactttcattttattcataaaatctcAGTTGCATCTTACAGAGTATTGTAATATTGAGCACTTAGCAATAAACAGTCTAAGAAATGCAGCTGTATGTAGATCAGAGTATATGGAAGCCATCCTCCGTTACTATGGGAATTTAGGCAGGACTGTTTGTGCTGTGTTATTTCCTGTTGGGGATGTGTCCCTTAGGACAATTCTGTTTGCGTGCAAACCATCTCTAGTGACTATGCTCAGAAATTGGCCACTGGGATGGAAACACTGCTGCTGTGATTTTTATTGTAACTTTTATGTTATTGCAGGTCTTGTATAATCTAAACACCCCTAATTCCACCCTACCACACTCATTGTTATTAGTAAAGTTTTACCTTAACCTTTGCCAGTTCATAAGTCTAAAGAATTCTGCATGGAATCTGAATAAAGACCCCTAAAAAGGAGGTGCTCCAGTGTCTCTCGAATAGATCCACATTTTTAGAAGCAAATGAATAATTTGACTAACCAAGGTTCTGATTGATATTTCAGTTATAAAGGATCATGGGAAAGATTACTGCCTTGATAACAGGAGTGTTGGCTGAGTCTGCATCTTATTATGAAATACCAGttgtagctgggtgcagtgactcaagtctgtaatcccagaactttgggaggacaaagcagaaggattgctagagcccataagttcaaaaccagcctgggcaacatggcaagaccccatctctacaaaaaattagctgggtgttgtggtgcacacctgtagtcccagctactcagcgattatggtgggaggattgctggagtccaggagttcaaggcagaggttgcagtgaacattGATtgcattgctgcactccagcctgagcaacagagtgagagtctgagaaagaacaaaggaaggaaggaaggaagggagggagggagagagggagggagggaggggggaagggaaagggaagagaagggaagaaggaaggaaaagagagagagaaagaaaggaaggaaggaaggaaggaaggaaagaaggaagggaggaagggagggaaagggaagagaagggaagatggaaggaaaagagagagagaaagaaaggaaggaaggagggagggaaagagaaagaaaggaaggaaggaaagggcaggggagagggaaggaaaagagagaaaaaagaaaggaaggaaggaaaagaaagaaggaaggaaagtaagagaaagcaaagaaagaaagagagagagatgcatgCCAGGTGTATAAAGGTGTCAAATTGAAACTCATAATTAGTTAATACCAGGCAATGTGCAGTTTCGTCAAGCCCCAATATTTACCTTTAAAACATGGTCAGCTCGGGTGATAGGagtgaaaataacagaaaactgcGAAGTTTATTTCACGAATGTTCCCCCCTCTGTGGCTGTACGTGACAGCCTTGGCTGTGATATACTCAGCATGGAGTAATTCCTTCAGCTATATTTTTTCAAGTGACATTATACTCACCATTATCCATTTTACACAACCTTAATGTGTAGCCAGAGATGCCTCCTCTCCCGTGCAGTATTTTAGTCGGAGATCCGTCTGAAGAAAGCTTTAAGTAACATTTGCCTCTACAGTTGGAAACAAAACGGTATAAACATAATGCATCTCACAGACAGATGGGAGAAGGGGACCCACAAAACCCTTCATACGGCTTACCTCCCTTCGCTGCAAGATGCCTGAGCTGGGGTGTAGGTGAAAAACTGGCAGCGGACGGCATCAGTGCAGAGTTTCTGGCAGGCCTCGTGACCTTTCACAGCGACAATATCCAGTTCCTCTCCCAAGAAGTCAGTGTCATGGTAAAATGACGGATGGCAGAACACTAGACAGCAGACCACATGTCAGAGCGAGACACACTCTCAGCATTCATCAGCCTCCAGCCAGAACGCAGAACACCTGCTGTTTACCTGGGACGCTGTGCCGGCAGGTCTGTAGACTGAAACCGGAAAGTGCTTTGCTCTTTTTAATGCGTGTACTGGGTAATCCACTCTCAGATGTTTTCAGGAGGCAAAGATTTCTAAGGAAAACAAAAGGGAAGTAGAAATGGATCACATCaaacacataaaaacattttacagCACACAAGGAAGGTAAGGTCGGTTCATGCTGGCACTGAATTGCAAAGATTTTCCTATTTTGAAAGTACTCTTCATAAACCACAGAGTCACACTCATAAACCACAGAGTCACACTCATAAACCACAGAGTCACACTCATAAACCCCGGAGTCACACTCATAAACCACGGAGTCATAAACCATGGACTCACACTCACAAACCACAGAGTCACACTCCATGACCCTTAGGTTGCAGAAAAATTTTCTAACTAAATCACCTGGCTTGTAAAACCTTATCTGAGCTTGATCTGTCGTCAGCCTTCCTAGAATCTTcccttttcatttccttcctttcaacACTCCGAGCCAATCTTAAAGATTCAAGAGTCTTCATGCTGCCTAGAAATCTCCTATCCAGGGCCGTGACAGTTTTATAAGGAGGTGAGTGAGGTCCATCGTGGACTCCACACCCTGGGAGCATCTTCCTGGAAAAGAGTGACTTTTCCTAAGCAGACAAGCTCACAGCCTGAAGCAAGGCTGCCCTTAGAACTTCCTGCattgatggaaatattctgtctTTGCCATCCAATGCAGTAACCACCAACCACATGTGGCTACAGGGCACTTGAAACGTGGCTAATACAGCTGGGGAGGTGAAttgttagttttatttaattttaatcaatttcCATTTAAATTGCCAAGTTTTGGCTTATAGAAGCCATGTTTCTATCACATTCTCTATTAAAGATCAAATGTGTTATTCCTATTATAGGAATTGCTCAGTAAGGGAATAAGACAAAGCAAAGAGCAGGGACTAACACAAGATTACAAGTGACAAGGCATCTTTCTTATGTCTGAACTTTATAATGCCCCAAGGCTCAATCTTTGGACCTACTTTCTTCTCTGTCTGCATTTAATCCTTTGATAATTTCACTAGATTTTCAAAacgtaggctgggcacggtggctcacacctgtaaccccagcactttgggaggcagaggagggcagatcacaaggtcaggagatcaagaccatcctggctgacacggtgaaaccccatctctactaaaaatacaaaaatcagctgggcttaatagcatgtgcctgtagtcccagctacccgggaggctgaggcaggagaatcgcttgaacctgggaggcagaggttgcagtgagccgagatcatgccactgcactccagcctgggtgacagagcaaagactccatctcaaaaaaaaaaaaaaaaaaaatcagctgtgtaTGGCCAACACCTAGACGCAGACCCACAGCATAAACCCCTCTCCTGAATTTGACTTCTATTTCCAGTCGCCGTTTCAACCTTTTCCCCTCGATGTCTCAAGGCCATTGTTATCCTACACTCTGATTCTTATTAAAGCTTCTACGGTTCTGTCATCAGCATTTCCGTCTTTCCAGTTCTTTGGGCCAAAAATCGTGGTGCTATCACTGACTCCTTCACAATCCACCGTCCAATCCACCAGTAAATCGTATTGGCTCCCTGTTGATAACACACACCAATCCGATCACTTCTGTCTCATCTCCACTCTGTTCCAAGCAAGCAAGGTTTTTATCTATTTCATCCACTAAATGGTATAACCGGTGTTCAGAACAATGCTTGATATATAATAGGCACCAAATAAATTCTACTAAATGTGTTTAGTGAATGCAGGTAGCAGATTCATTTTCACGTGACAAATCTGGCGCTTCTGAAATAGCCTCACTCAACGGAAAGGGAGGCTCCTGTGATGGGCAAGGCACACGAGGTCGCCCCTTGGTGGAATTTTCTGGAGGACACGTGTTCCTCAACAGGAGGCCAATCAAGCCAGTGCCGAGGGCCCTGAGAGTTCCAATTCAGTGTATTTCATAGATTTTTGTTCGTCTGTGTGTTTGTTTAAGTGAATGTCGTCAATGAGGAACAGCAAGCTGCACGTGGTGGATCaagcttataattccagcactgtgggaggccagggtaagtggattgcttgagtccaggagttctagaccagcctagacaacatgccgaaaccctgtctctacaaaaatacaaacattagctgggcgtggtggcacacacctgtggtcacaGCAAATTGGGAGaatgagacaggtggattgcttgagcccaggaagtggaggctgcagtgagacaagatcgcacccactgcacccaagcctgagtgacagagcaagacactgtctcaaagaaaaaaagaaacagagagacgCCAACCTTAGCTAGTGTCCTTTTAATGATCAAAGAAATTGTCCATGCTGTTTCTGATGTCCTGTGTCAATTTCCATTGGAAAGGAAACAGGGACTCAATTCTGAAATCCCCCTCCGCCATCACCCCAACCCACTTGGTGGAGACATTCAtttccacctctctctctccactttGGGTTTGACATTTTACTGACATTTTCAGCTCTTCCTGCTCCTGATTCAATTAAACAAAAGATTGGACTGCGTTGCCTTTTAGTGGTCATGAGATGGAAATGGAATCTCTTCATTCCATTTAGAACTAGGCAACTCTCCCTTTGCCAAAGGTGGAGAcctccagcaatctcactactgggtatatatccaaatgaaaagaaaggaaaaaaaagtattatatcaaaaagatacctacACTCACATGCttactgtagcactatttacagtagcaaagacagggaatcaacctaaAAGTCTATCAACAAATGAACAGACGAAGGAATATAGTATAGAATGTTACTTAGTCATGAAAGTGATAAAACCACGTCTTCTGCAGCAACACGAAGAGAACTGGAGGCCGTTATCTCAAGTGAAGCAGCTCAGAAACCAAGTcgaatattgcatgttctcagttgtaagtgggagctaagtaaAGTATACCCGGGCACAGAAAGAGTGGAATGAAAGATAttggagggccgggcgcggtggctcaagcctgtaatcccagcactttgggaggccgaggcgggtggatcacgaggtcagcagatcgggaccgtcctggtcaacatggtgaaaccccgtctctactaaaaatacaaaaaattagctgggcatggtggcgcgtgcctgtaatcccagctactcaggaggctgaggcaagagaattgcctgaacccaggaggcggaggttgcggtgagccgagattgcgccattgcactccagcctgagtaacaagagcgaaactccgtctcaaaaaaaaaaaaaaaaaaagaaagaaaaaaaaaagaaagatattggaGACTCAGAATTGGGAGGATAGAGGGGGTGAGGCATGAGAAAGGACCTAATAGGTCAATGTGTGCTATTTGGCTACACTGAAAGCCCACACTTTCCATGACACAGtctatccatgtaacaaaactgtaccTGTGCCTAAAATTTATTtaggtaaaataatatttatttttaaaaataagccctCGGTAATGTTGGGTTTGTGGTAGGCAGGTAGGGAATAGAAAGGGAGAGAAGTTAGAAATTCTTTACATCTTTTATCCTGCAATGACATTTGGATTAAATTTTTAGTAACTTGGAATTTTTACTGATGGATTTTGATCAGCTATTTTTGAAAGATAACAAATTATCCTTGCTTGTTAATTCCTTACCTTTGAGATTCTCTGGGCCATTCCTGGGAAAAGAAGGTAAAAAACAAGCAACCGGGATGATGAGTGCAGATTCGGTGGCAGACAAAGGCGTCTGGAGTCACGACACTGGCAATGTTGCTGTCTGCAAACGCGGTGTCAGGGAAAACGTCCCTAATGCAAGCTGCACGAGAGAAGAAGTGCGTTAGGAAGTCAGTTCGAACCTAACTCGAGCTGCACGAGAGAAGACCTGCGTTAGGAAGTCAGTTCGAACCTAACTCGAGCTGCACGAGAGAATAACTGCGTTAGGAAATCAGGGCGCCAGCGGTCAGGGAAATTCCAGTCACAGAATTTGtatattccatatttaaaaatttaaatgtatcccaagatcttttaatttttttatttagtagaaaaTGACACGATTATTTTAaacttgaaatttaaatataGGATCTACAAGGTGAAATCTTGAAATCTACAAGATGAAGGCAAAGATCGTTGGGTCCGTTTCATCAGTGAGCATAGCTGGTATCCCGAGTTAGGTCTATCGTACCGATCATCCACATGTCTCACGGTTAAACTACGTCATCAAGAAGTCAATAGTTACCCAGGTTAGAAAGGGCACAGGATTTCAGTGAAAATCCAGACACCACTCTGTGGAGCTTCGTTATCCCCGTTGGTGTCCCCGTTTGGGTGTGCTTCAGCAGACACCTGTTACTGAATAAAAAGAATAACGGAAAGAGTCTTATTCTTCCAACTGCAAGGAGGAAAAAACACGAGATGGTAAGAAACTCCCCTCTGGAGAGAGGTCCTGGAAGCCCCTGCGGCATCCGTCTGGGAGGATGACGGACTGGGCATGGCCCCAGCAGTGACGCTCAGCACCTGTGAACTGTGCGACTTTACTTCTTCCTTGGCACAGTGAGAGCTTGAGAGAGCGACCGCATGAAGAAAAACAGTGCGTGAGTGTGCGACTTCTCAGCCTTCCGCTTCTAATGATTCACTGTCTGACAAATCCCGCTTTGGTTTGCAGTCCACATTGTGTTAAGTGTTAGACATAAACGCTGTCCGCTGAGCTGAGCTCAAGACAAGCCTTGCAAGTCAAATGGCTAATTAGGGGgtttagggtgtgtgtgtgtgcgtgtgtgcgtgtgtgcgtgtgcgtgtgtgtgtgtgtgtgagagagaaccactgttgttttgtttgtttgtttgagatgaattcttgctctggcaccaggctggagtgcagtggcgcaatctcggctcactgaaacctccgcctcctggatttaagagattctcctgcctcagcctcccaggtagcttggattacaggtgagtgccaccacgccgggatactttttgtatttttagtagagatggggtttcaccagttggtcaggctggtcttgaactcctgacctcaagtgatccacccgcctccacctctcaaagtgctgggattacaggcctgatgATCGTTTCTGAAATAGCTGGTTGATGCTTTGTTTGCTCTCTGTTTATTCCTCTTTGTGAATGTGGAGAACAAAATGTTAATATCCAATGTTGAAACACAAATATTAGAAATTTGaatgtttttcacttttctgttgaCTCCAGATAAATGCTGTTTACTATGAAAATCTAAATCATctcaaatatttctgaatatacaaattaataatatatttccctagaaatttttaaagatgagaacacaGATTTGGTCATTAGATACGagatcatttttaaattcttacatAATAGATTTAtccttgaaatatttcaaaatcttgtATGAAGCAGGATAAAACTTTTTACATGAGTATTTTGTCTTAGGTAAGAAAGTTATTTagcaagagaaacagagagagagagagagtagatttttatttttcttctctaaggCTGTAACATTTTTTTAGACTGGGAAGGACACTGCCAATCAGACCAATTGTAGTGTTTTTAAATTGCCAATTTAATAGTGTAGCACTTTTGAAATTAGCTAGGATATGGTTTAggtgcatttatttttctgacagttttattAAAAGGTAGACTTCTTATCATAAAGGAAATGCATCCAAAGTAGGCTTTAAGTGTATTTTTCATGAAGAAAACTAGGAGTACTTTTGTAGAAATGTCTTTTAGGGGTTTAAAATAAATTCTGGCATCAAGGTGATGAAAATTTTTTTAGTATATCACCATTCTGGTGTTCACTGGCTACTCTGATGGGGGCTCACCCACCATGGGGGCTCACCCACCGATGCACCAGGCTGGGAAACCGTCTTGTGGCATACGTGAAAAAGTGGCAGTGGATGTCATCTGTGCATCTTTCCTGGCATTCTTGAACACTCCTGGCAACCGAGCTGTTGTAGTTCATGCCCCTTATGTCCAGGTCCGCATAAATGTCTTTGTTGCAAGctggaaataaaagcagaaaacatgAGTCCCTTCCAGATTCCAGGGGCAATGACCTAAGCAACTGTCTCTCctgactcacttttttttttttttttttttgagaccgagtcttgctctgttgcccaagctggagttcagtggcatgatcttggctcactacaacctctgcctcccgggttcaagtgattcttctgactcagcctcctgagtagctgggactacaggcacatgccactaagcccagctaatttttgtatttttactagagacagggttttaccatgttggccaggatgatctcgatctcccgacctcatgatccacctgcctcggcctcccaaagtattgggattatgggtgtgagccaccgtgcccagccctgactCACTCATTTAACTTTTTCACCCACCTTTCCTCAGAAGTCTTCTGCTATATTAATTTGCAAAATTCTTGTTCTTGAATGAAAGCAGTAAAAGAATGCCAgtatccttctttctttttttttttttttttttgagatggaattttgctcttgttacccaggctggagtgcaatggcacaatcccggctccctgcaacctccgcctcctgggttcaggcaattctcctgcctcagcctcctgagtagctgggattacaggcacacgccaccgtgcccagctaattttttgtatttttagtagagacggggtttcaccaggttgaccaggatggtctagatctcctgacctcgtgattcgcccgcctcggcctcccaaagtgctgggattacaggcttgagccaccgcgcctggcccagtatCCTTCTTATATTGTAACAGTTTTAGACTTGTAAATTCACATGTTGTTTCTGACCTAGCCTCTGTTCTCCCTAACTGCACTGATCATTTCACAAATTAATTGATTCAAGTATCTATTCACTATTAAGACAAGGGTCACTTCAACCTTTATATTTGCTCCTTTTGATTTGGATTAATATGTTTAATAAGGAATTCCTCCTGGGCACCatgcaatccagcactttggaaggccaaggcgggcagatcacttgaggccaggagtttgacaccaacctgggcaatacagtgagatcctgcctctagGAAAACttaaattagctgggaatggtggtgcatgcctttggtcccagctactcctgaagctaagtggtcaaggctgcagtgagctgcgattgcaccactgcactccacagtgagacccagtctcagaaAATGGGACTTCCATTTAAGATTTTTAGGCTGGGAAgtagaaagaatataaatgaatgatgAGAAGTGAGGTAGTaagacatgtctttttttttttttttttgagacggagtatcgctctcagtgatcttggctcactgtgacctcctcccaggttcaagccgtcATCCTGCCTTCGCTTCGCAGGTAGTTGAGaccagaggcatgcaccacccttcCCAGCTGATTTGTTAATTTTtcctagaaatggggtttcgccacgttggtcaggctggtctcaaactcctgaccttgcaatctgcctgcc from Callithrix jacchus isolate 240 chromosome 3, calJac240_pri, whole genome shotgun sequence includes:
- the F11 gene encoding coagulation factor XI isoform X3, translating into MIFLYQMVPFILFTSVSGECVPTLFKDTDFEGGDIATVFSPSAKYCQVICTYHPRCLLFTFTAESPSEEPTQWFTCVLKDSVTETLPRVNRTGAISGYSFKQCPHQISACNKDIYADLDIRGMNYNSSVARSVQECQERCTDDIHCHFFTYATRRFPSLVHRNRCLLKHTQTGTPTGITKLHRVVSGFSLKSCALSNLACIRDVFPDTAFADSNIASVVTPDAFVCHRICTHHPGCLFFTFFSQEWPRESQRNLCLLKTSESGLPSTRIKKSKALSGFSLQTCRHSVPVFCHPSFYHDTDFLGEELDIVAVKGHEACQKLCTDAVRCQFFTYTPAQASCSEGRGKCYLKLSSDGSPTKILHGRGGISGYTLRLCKMDNAGLLQTQMAEFPGWSFSFTGSEVGLKNVHCFILRWCLTLWPRLECSGAISAHCNLQLLGSSNSLPGPPK
- the F11 gene encoding coagulation factor XI isoform X2, whose translation is MIFLYQMVPFILFTSVSGECVPTLFKDTDFEGGDIATVFSPSAKYCQVICTYHPRCLLFTFTAESPSEEPTQWFTCVLKDSVTETLPRVNRTGAISGYSFKQCPHQISACNKDIYADLDIRGMNYNSSVARSVQECQERCTDDIHCHFFTYATRRFPSLVHRNRCLLKHTQTGTPTGITKLHRVVSGFSLKSCALSNLACIRDVFPDTAFADSNIASVVTPDAFVCHRICTHHPGCLFFTFFSQEWPRESQRNLCLLKTSESGLPSTRIKKSKALSGFSLQTCRHSVPVFCHPSFYHDTDFLGEELDIVAVKGHEACQKLCTDAVRCQFFTYTPAQASCSEGRGKCYLKLSSDGSPTKILHGRGGISGYTLRLCKMDNGGKEDAGRCSSQCFCCRVYQQNQAKDCWRNCICSWRVAVAGDAAHHLTHSETPVWRLHHWKPVDFNSCSLFLWVSTMPVFTSSSSSHTYENYY